The following proteins are encoded in a genomic region of Odontesthes bonariensis isolate fOdoBon6 chromosome 19, fOdoBon6.hap1, whole genome shotgun sequence:
- the LOC142369423 gene encoding macrophage mannose receptor 1-like, with amino-acid sequence MTWSEAQAFCRKHEADLATFDNPEDHIWLMESIGDANVEFIWIGLTRSATEQWVWSEGIGVDKLYDFSTSKVDGDCIFMGPSGYWNVDDCSTQRVYVCEEYDDHGEERYILFNQSLTWRDAQSFCRLHYKDLVTVTTRAEHSQIYKLGQDHQQDKFWIGLFRDTWKWSDGSTGSFRNWYISEPNNNTSQNCVVTSKEFQHQWADEVCERRYPFVCNPKPKKKSFVVKVRISSDVNLNHLPAARDSLLQQFQSQLEKQGVTGVKVSWRAGKNEPVFQCQKDKEDGSEETGSCKEPN; translated from the exons ATGACTTGGAGTGAAGCTCAAGCTTTCTGCAGAAAGCATGAGGCAGACCTGGCCACCTTCGACAACCCGGAGGATCACATTTGGCTGATGGAGAGCATTGGTGACGCTAATGTGGAATTCATCTGGATTGGTCTGACAAGATCAGCAACTGAGCAGTGGGTGTGGTCTGAGGGCATCGGAGTGGATAAGCTTTACGACTTCAGTACAAGCAAAGTTGATGGGGACTGCATCTTTATGGGTCCAAGTGGGTACTGGAACGTCGACGACTGTAGCACACAAAGGGTTTACGTGTGTGAGGAAT ATGACGACCACGGGGAAGAACGCTACATCCTGTTTAACCAGTCTTTAACATGGCGAGATGCTCAGAGCTTCTGCAGGTTGCATTACAAAGACCTGGTCACTGTGACCACTAGGGCAGAGCATTCACAGATTTATAAGCTTGGACAAGACCATCAGCAGGATAAATTCTGGATCGGACTGTTCAGAGACACCTGGAAGTGGTCTGATGGAAGCACTGGCTCTTTCCGAAACTGGTATATCAGTGAGCCTAATAATAACACTTCTCAGAACTGTGTTGTGACCAGCAAGGAATTTCAGCACCAGTGGGCTGATGAAGTTTGTGAGAGGAGATATCCTTTTGTCTGCA ATCCGAAACCGAAAAAGAAGAGCTTTGTGGTGAAAGTGAGAATCAGCTCTGATGTGAATCTGAATCATCTTCCTGCGGCGAGAGACTCGCTCCTGCAGCAG TTTCAGTCTCAGCTGGAGAAGCAGGGGGTGACTGGTGTCAAAGTCAGCTGGCGAGCTGGCAAAAATGAGCCAGTGTTCCAGTGCCAAAAAGACAAGGAAGATGGAAGCGAAGAAACAG